In a genomic window of Ranitomeya imitator isolate aRanImi1 chromosome 5, aRanImi1.pri, whole genome shotgun sequence:
- the LOC138637941 gene encoding mucin-22-like, with the protein MHNSRDPSEVTHNGRDTSKAMHNGRDTSKAMHNGRDTSDATDNSRDTSKATHNGQDTSQVMHNSRDPSEVTHNGRDTSKAMHNGRDTSNATYNGRDTSEATHNGRDTSQVMHNSRDPSEVTHNGRDTSKAMHNGRDTSDATYNGRDTSEATHNGRDTSQVMHNSRDPSEVTHNGRDTSKAMHNGRDTSDATYNGRDTSEATHNGRDTSDATDNGRDTSEATHNGRDTSEATHNGRDTSEATHNGRDTSKATDNGRDTSEATHNGRDTSEATHNGRDTSEATHNGQDTSEAMHNCLDTSETTHNGRDTSQVMHNSRDPSEVTHNGRDTFKAMHNGRDTSDATENGQETSEATHNGRDTSEATHNGRDTSDATDNGRDTSEATHNVRDTSEDTHNGQDTSEATDNGRDASEATHNGRDTFEATHNGRDTSEATHNGQDTSEAMHNGWDTSETTHNGRDASETTHNGRDASEAMHNGRDA; encoded by the coding sequence ATGCACAATAGTCGGGACCCCTCCGAGGTTACGCACAATGGTCGGGACACCTCCAAGGCCATGCACAATGGTCGGGACACCTCCAAGGCCATGCACAATGGTCGGGACACCTCCGATGCCACAGACAATAGTCGGGACACCTCCAAGGCCACGCACAATGGTCAGGACACCTCCCAGGTCATGCACAATAGTCGGGACCCATCCGAAGTTACGCACAATGGTCGGGACACCTCCAAGGCCATGCACAATGGTCGGGACACCTCCAATGCCACATACAATGGTCGGGACACCTCGGAGGCCACGCACAATGGTCGGGACACCTCCCAGGTCATGCACAATAGTCGGGACCCCTCCGAGGTTACGCACAATGGTCGGGACACCTCCAAGGCCATGCACAATGGTCGGGACACCTCCGATGCCACATACAATGGTCGGGACACCTCCGAGGCCACGCACAATGGTCGGGACACCTCCCAGGTCATGCACAATAGTCGGGACCCCTCCGAGGTTACGCACAATGGTCGGGACACCTCCAAGGCCATGCACAATGGTCGGGACACCTCCGATGCCACATACAATGGTCGGGACACCTCCGAGGCCACGCACAATGGTCGGGACACCTCCGATGCCACAGACAATGGTCGGGACACCTCCGAGGCCACGCACAATGGTCGGGACACCTCCGAGGCCACGCACAATGGTCGGGACACCTCCGAGGCCACGCACAATGGTCGGGACACCTCCAAGGCCACAGATAATGGTCGAGACACCTCCGAGGCCACGCACAATGGTCGGGACACCTCCGAGGCCACGCACAATGGTCGGGACACCTCCGAGGCCACACACAATGGTCAGGACACCTCCGAGGCCATGCATAATTGTTTGGACACCTCCGAGACCACGCACAATGGTAGGGACACCTCCCAGGTCATGCACAATAGTCGGGACCCCTCTGAGGTGACGCACAATGGTCGGGACACCTTCAAGGCCATGCACAATGGTCGGGACACCTCCGATGCCACAGAGAATGGTCAGGAAACCTCCGAGGCCACGCACAATGGTCGGGACACCTCCGAGGCCACGCACAATGGTCGGGACACCTCCGACGCCACAGATAATGGTCGAGACACCTCCGAGGCTACGCACAATGTTCGGGACACCTCCGAGGACACACACAATGGTCAGGACACCTCTGAGGCCACAGATAATGGTCGAGACGCCTCCGAGGCCACGCACAATGGTCGGGACACCTTCGAGGCCACGCACAATGGTCGGGACACCTCCGAGGCCACACACAATGGTCAGGACACCTCCGAGGCCATGCATAATGGTTGGGACACCTCCGAGACCACGCACAATGGTCGGGACGCCTCCGAGACCACGCATAATGGTCGGGACGCCTCCGAGGCCATGCACAATGGTCGGGACGCCTAA
- the PAQR8 gene encoding membrane progestin receptor beta, with product MTTVILECISTLSISAQQLRRFPKLLESGLLKEMPSTVKESDVPNLFREPYIQAGYRPTDQHWKYYFLSLFQKHNESVNVWTHLLVALAVLLRFRAFVETESFSWDTLSIPLVLYVLASLTYLTCSILAHLLQSKSELAHYTFYFMDYVGVSTYQYGSALAHYYYSSHQAWYDKAWFFFLPGAAVLGWMSCVGCCYAKYRYRRPYPVMRKICQVVPAGLAYILDISPVVHRIIVCYVEDCSDKAIWYHSLQIFFFVISSYFFSCPVPEKFFPGGCDIVGHGHQIFHLFLGLCTLSQLEAVLLDYRARHEHFTTRYSPSLTLASCLSFFLLIICTASTAFYLRQKIKQKLEKKDL from the coding sequence ATGACTACCGTCATTCTGGAATGTATCAGCACGTTGTCTATCAGCGCTCAGCAGCTCCGTCGCTTCCCCAAACTTCTGGAGAGCGGTCTTCTCAAGGAAATGCCTTCTACGGTCAAGGAGTCGGATGTTCCCAACCTCTTCCGAGAACCCTACATTCAGGCCGGATATAGACCGACAGACCAACACTGGAAGTATTACTTTCTCAGCCTTTTCCAGAAGCACAATGAATCAGTGAACGTCTGGACTCACCTCCTGGTGGCCTTGGCCGTTCTCTTGAGGTTTCGAGCCTTCGTGGAGACGGAAAGTTTCTCCTGGGACACCTTATCCATACCTCTGGTCCTATATGTACTGGCCTCATTGACTTATCTCACATGCAGTATCCTAGCACACTTGCTCCAGTCCAAATCGGAACTGGCCCATTACACTTTCTACTTCATGGACTATGTCGGGGTCAGCACTTACCAGTATGGAAGTGCCTTGGCCCATTACTACTACAGTTCCCACCAAGCTTGGTATGACAAAGCCTGGTTTTTCTTTTTGCCAGGGGCTGCTGTATTGGGGTGGATGTCCTGTGTGGGTTGCTGCTATGCCAAATACAGATATAGGCGGCCGTATCCAGTAATGAGGAAGATCTGCCAGGTGGTCCCTGCGGGGTTGGCCTACATCTTGGACATCAGCCCGGTGGTCCATCGGATTATCGTTTGCTATGTTGAAGACTGCTCCGATAAGGCCATTTGGTACCATTCTCTACAGATCTTCTTCTTTGTTATTAGCTCCTACTTTTTCTCTTGTCCCGTTCCGGAAAAATTCTTCCCGGGTGGATGTGATATTGTTGGTCATGGCCACCAAATTTTCCACTTGTTTTTAGGTTTGTGTACTCTGTCTCAATTAGAAGCCGTGCTACTAGACTACCGGGCCAGACATGAACATTTTACCACACGATACAGCCCATCCTTGACCCTAGCTTCTTGCCTTTCCTTCTTCCTTCTCATTATCTGCACGGCCAGTACGGCCTTCTATCTACGGCAGAAAATTAAGCAAAAACTAGAGAAGAAAGACTTGTGA